The Caldisericota bacterium nucleotide sequence TTCAAAACAAATTATAAGCATTTTGCCATTTCTTTCTTCGGTAAATATAATGAAACAATGGGCAGGGTATTATATAGTAACACCTGACCGTCATCCAATATTAGGGTCTACAGAAATAAGCGGATTTATACTGGGATGTGGATATTCTGGGCATGGTTTCATGTTAGGCCCAGTTGTAGGTAAGATTCTCGCATCACTTATAGTTCACAAAAATATGTATATCCGCGAAGCAAACAATCTCACTTTAGAGCGCTTTAAAACAGGAAAACTTATCCAGGAAAGAGCAGTGATTGGATAAATACACAAAAAAGTAAAAGGAAAATATATAAAGCACAACCTATACCATGAAAACACTTATTGTTTATGTTTCAATGCATCACGGCAATACCAAGAAAATTACCAAAGCAATGGCTGAAGTTCTAAACGCAGATATAACAAAATTATCCGAGGCCAAAGCAAATATTCTCAAGCACTACGATCTTATTGGATTTAGTTCGGGCATCTACTACGGAAAGTACTCCGAGGAATTGCTAAATTTTATCGATAGATTAGACAACCAAAAAGGAAAAATGGCGTTCATTTTTTCCACAAGTGGAATAGGTATCATCCCAATAATAAATGATTTCAATAAATTACTGAAAAAGAGATTATTAAAGAAAGGATTTAAAATCATCGGAGAATTCAATTGCAGAGGATGGGGATGGGATACATACCCGCTTATAGTAAAACCTTTCGGAGGTATTAGTAAAGGCAGGCCAAATAAAAAAGATATAGAAAATGCTAAAGGGTTTGCAATGCACTTAAAAACACTTCTATTTTTTAATAATAAAATATGATAGTCTTAAATACTACTTTATATAATACTTTCCCCTCAATTTATCAAGGTCAAACATTAAAGAAGCCATTGGTCTATGAATTTTACCATCCGTATCTTCTACTGTAATCAAAAGTTTGACTTTCTTTGAATATTTCCCATCAATAAGTTTTTGCACTAACTTTTTTATGCTAGTTTCTGCCAAACAAACCTCGCCTTCTTTCAATTCATAAGGAAGACTCTCTGAACTTAAAAATTTTGGGATAGTCTCAAATTCATTGCGAGGTACCTTAATCTTTATAGATTTTATCACAGCCGTTTTATTCCCTATATTCGTAATTTTAATAATAAGAATCCTTAAATTTTGATTAAGTTCATCATCAACAAGCCTGCTAGAAAGAGCGATAGATAGTTTGGCTTCATGTTTAAAAAATGATAAGCCCAATTTTGCCACCTCCTCTTTATATATATTATACGACTTTACTCAATTTATCTAAATCTATACCCAATTTCTCTTAAGATACATAATAAACTGATAAAAATTTTTATTGTATTGACTTTTTTCTCAAAATCCATAAAATGCCAGTGGTATTAAAATTTTTTGTAAATTGCTAAAATTTTTTGTAAGGAGAAAAATGCCTTCAAAAGAAGACGAAGCAATTATAAAAGCATTAAAACCCGTAACAAAAGGCATTACAGCATTACTCGGAAAAGACTGTGAAGTCGTATTGCATTCATTTATGGGTTCGCAGCATTCAATTATTGCCATTGAAAATGGAGAAATTACAAACAGGAAAATCGGTTCATCTCTCACTAATTCAGGGCTAGAAATATTAAATAAAGCCATCCAAAATAATAAAGAAATCGTAGGCCCATACAAAGGCATTTCCCCTGCAGGAATTCCACTACGTTCCGTAACTATTCCTATCCGGAACAGAAAAGGTAAATTGATAGCATCTCTTTGCCTTAATATGAATCTTACTGCGGTTATTTCACTGGACGAATTTCTTAAACCTCTTACTCAATTTACAGAAAACAAGACCTTAAGCAAAGATATCTCAAAAAATACATCTCACTCTACCATCGGATTAATGAAAAAAATCTTTGACGAAGTTGCTTACGATACAAGCATAAAAAACAATCTTCCAACAAGTCAAAAAAATAAGTTAATTGTAAAAAAATTGTGCAAACGACAATTCTTCCAAATCAAAAATTCAGTCGAATTTATAGCTAACAAATTAAACGTATCTCAATTTACAATTTATAACTATATAAGGGAAATAAAAAAGTCAGAAGGAAAGGGAGGCAATAATGGGAAAAAGCATCATTGAAAAAATCATTGAGAGCCACATGGTAGATGGTATCCCGAAAAAAGGAGAAGAAATTGGCATACATGTTGATCAAACACTAACACAAGACGCAACCGGAACTGCAACATATCTTGAATTCGAAGCAATGGGATTTAGAGAAGTAAAAACAGAAGCAGTCAGCTATATAGATCACAACACAGTCCAGGTAGGGTTTGAAAATGCTGATGACCATCGTTATTTACAGAGCGTCGCAAAAAAATATGGCATTATACTTTCCCGTCCAGGAAACGGCATTTGCCACCAAGTACAATTAGAACAATTTGCAAAACCCGGAAATATCTTAATAGGTTCAGACTCACACACACCAACGGCAGGAGGTATTGGGGAAATGGCAATTGGTGTCGGAGGACTTGATGTAGCAGTTGCAATGGGAGGAGGCCCATTCTACCTTACGTATCCCAAAATAATAAAGATAGAATTTACAGGAAAATTACAACACTGGGTTTCAGCAAAAGATGTTATACTAAAAATCTTGTCCATACTTACAACAAAAGGCAACGTAGGCTACGCAATAGAATATAGTGGAGATGGCGTGAAGACACTTACTGTTCCAGAACGTGCAACAATTACAAATATGGGGGCAGAAACAGGAGTAACCACATCCATCTTCCCCTCTGACGAGCAAACACGCGATTTTATGAAAAAACAAGGAAGAGAAAAAGATTGGATTCCACTTGAGGCCGACTCGGATGCATATTACGACAAAATAATAAAAATTAATCTCTCGGAGATAGAACCAATGGTTGCATGTCCTGATTCACCAGGCAATGTAAAAACGGTAAAAGAAATTGCTGGATTAAAAGTTGACCAAATTGCCATAGGAAGCTGCACAAATTCATCATATAAAGATTTAATGACTGTTGCACATATTCTAAAAGGGCGTACTACAAATGAAAATCTTGAGTTCGGTGTAGCCCCAGGATCAAGACAGGTAATAGAAATGATAGAAAAAGAAAAAGGTCTAGCATCAATTATAAAGGCAGGAGCAAGGATTTTTGAATCTGCCTGCGGTTTTTGCATTGGCAACAGCTTCGCACCCGGAACAAATACTGTGTCTGTCCGGACAAATAACCGCAATTTTAAAGGACGCTGTGGAACAAAAAGTGCAAAAGTATACCTTGTAAGCCCAGAAACAGCTGCTGCAACAGCCATAGCAGGAAAAATTACAGACCCAAGAGATCTTGAAAAAATGGGAATTAAATATGAAGAAATAAAAATGCCAGAAACATTTGAAATAGACAAATCCATGTTTATATTTCCACTGCCAGAAGAAGAAAGAGAAAAAATAGAAATATTCAAAGGCCCGAACATAAAACCCATCCCAAAAAATGAACCACCACAAGAAACAATAAAGGGCACTGTAATAATTAAAGTAGGGGATAAGACAACAACAGACCATATAATGCCCGCAGGCCCTTATCTTAAATACCGTTCAAACGTACCAGAATACGCAACTCATGTATTTGAGCCCATAGACCCACACTTCTCCGAACGCGCTTTAGAAAATAAAGAACACGATATAGCAAATATTATTGTTGGAGGGAAAAGCTACGGCCAAGGCTCATCAAGAGAACATGCAGCATTATGCCCTATGTATCTCGGAGTAAAGGCAGTTATTGCAAAAACAATAGAAAGAATACACCAGGCAAACCTTGTAAATTTTGGCATAGTACCGTTATTGTTCGATAATCCCTCAGATTATAATGAAATAGAACAAGGCGATAGTATTGAAATAGCCAATATCAAAAAAGCAATAGAAAATGGAGAAAAAGACATCAAAGCAAAGAATACAACAAAAAACAAAGAAATCACACTTAAATTATATCTTTCAGATCGGCAACAAAAAAATATACTTGCTGGAGGGCTACTACCCTTTACAGCACAAGGAGATGTAAAATGAAAATTACAGTAGAAAACAACAAAATGCATGTGCCAGACAACCCCACAATTCCATACATAATAGGGGATGGGATTGGAAGAGACATTACACCTGTTGCCCTTAAAGTGTTTGATGCAGCAGTGGAAAAAGCTTATAATGGCCAAAGAAGAGTAGAGTGGCTAAAAATTATTGCAGGAGAAGAAGCATTAGAAAAAAAAGGAGAACCACTCCCAAAGGAAACAATAGAAACGATAAAAGAATATGTTGTTGCAATCAAAGGCCCTCTTACAACACCAGTCGGCGGTGGATACAGATCACTTAATGTTACTATGAGACAAACCCTCGATCTATTTGTCTGTTTCCGTCCAGTAAGATATTTTAATGGAGTACCCTCTCCTATGAAACACCCGGAATTATTGGACGTAATTATATTCAGAGAAAATACAGAAGATGTATATGCAGGAATTGAATGGCCATATGATTCAAAAGAATCAATTGAAATAAAAAACTTCCTGAAAGATAAATTAAACGTTAATATAAAAGAAAACTCGGGTATCGGAATAAAACCAATTAGCGTATCTGGATCAAAGAGGATAGGAAAAGCAGCTATAGATTATGCACTTAAATATGGAAGAAAATCCGTAACTATTATGCACAAAGGAAATATTATGAAATATACGGAAGGACTCTTTAAAAATGCAATTTATCAACTTGCAGAAGAAAAATATAAAGATACCATAATTACAGAAAAAGAATCAATAGAAAAATACAATGGAAAAATACCTGATGGAAAAATCGTTCTGAAAGATAGGATTGCAGATGCAATGTTCCAACAACTACTACTCCGCCCCAGCGAATATGATATAATTGTCGCACCAAACCTGAACGGTGATTATGTTTCAGATGCTTGTGCCGCACAAGTTGGCGGACTAGGTATGGCCCCAGGAGGAAATATAAACTTTAACACACACATTGCACTATTTGAAGCAACACATGGCTCTGCCCCAAAACATGCAGGGAAAAACGAAATAAATCCCGGTTCGATAATTCTATCCGGCACTGAAATGTTTGAGTATATGGGATGGAATAAAGTAAAAAAGGTAATTATCGCTGCAATAGAGAAGACAATCCAAGAGAAATATGTAACCTATGACCTGGCAAGGCAAATAGACGGAGCAACAAAAGTATCTACTTCAGATTTTGGCGATAGAATAATCAAAAATATGGAGGATATTTAATGGCACAACGTGGAATAAGGGAATATGCAGCAAAAAAACTTTTATCGAAATATGTCAATGAATACTCCAGCGGAAAATTCCAGTATAAAGGTGAAGTAGGCCTCGCAACCCCTGCAAACAGTATTGAAGCAATTGCAGAAAAAAATAACTGGATTAAAGAAAAACGCCTCGTTGTAAAACCAGATCAACTATTCGGAAAAAGAGGAAAACACGGACTTATATTACTCAACGCAACGTATGACGAAGCAAAACAGTGGATAAAAGAAAGAACGGGAAAAATCGTTGAAATTGGAAAAACAAAAGGACCACTAACCCACTTCCTTATAGAGCCATTTGTTCCACACTCCAAAGAATACTACATTGCAATCAAAACTGAACAAGGTGGAGATAGAATATATTTTTCTGAAACAGGCGGAGTAGAAATTGAAGAAAATTGGGAAAAAGTAAAAGAATATTTTGTCCCTATCCTTAAAACAATAGACATCGTAAACTTTTCAACTGTAGACGAAACAATAAAAGAATCTATAAAAGCATTATACAAATTATTCGTAGAATTGGACTTCACATACCTTGAGATAAATCCTTTCACAATAACTAACAATGAAGTTATTCCACTGGATCTCGTAGCACGACTGGATGACACGGCTCTATTTTGGAATAAAGATAAATGGAAAGATATTGAGTTTCCTACACCATTTGGAAGGACATATACTAAAAAGGAGCAATTCATAAGAGATCTGGATGAAAACACTGGTGCCTCATTAAAACTAACACTACTTAATCCAAAAGGACGTATCTGGCAAATGGTAGCAGGTGGGGGAGCAAGTGTTGTATATGCAGACACAGTAGTAGACCTTGGATATGGCAAAGAACTTGCAAATTATGGGGAATACTCAGGCAATCCATCCGAGGAAGAAACCTACCTTTATGCAAAAACCATACTAGATCTTATGACGAGAGAAAAGAACCCGCAAGGTAAAATATTAATCATAGGCGGAGGTATTGCAAATTTTACTGATGTTGCGAAAACATTTAAAGGAATTATAAGAGCAATAAGAGAATATAAAGAGAAGATAAAAGAAAACAATGTAAAAATCTATGTAAGAAGAGGAGGACCAAACTACAAGCAGGGACTTACCCTTATGAAAAATTTAGGAGAAGAGGTCGATATTCCAATTGAGATATACGGCCCGGAACTCCACATGACTCGCATTGTTGGTATTGCCCTGAAAGGAGAGAGAGATGAAGCAGCTATTTAGCAAAGAAACCCAGAGCATTATATATGGCAAACAACTAAAAGCAGTTCAAAGAATGTTAGATTTTGATTATATCTCTCAAAGAAAAATACCATCTATTGCATGCATTATAGACCCCAACGGTAGCGGTATTGAAACAGCATTTTTCGGAAACGAAGAAATTATAATACCCATTTACAATACTATCAGCGATGCAGCAAAACACCACCCCGGTGCAACGGTAATGATTAATTTTGCATCATACCGTTCCGCCTTTGAAACAACAGTTCAAGCACTGGACATCTCTACAATTAAGCTTATTGCAGTAATTGCAGAAGGAATACCAGAACGAAAAGAAAGAATAATGGGAGCTTTAGCTAAGGAAAAAGGAAAAATAATTATTGGTCCTGCAACAGTAGGAGGCATTGCCGCAGGCAAATTTAGAATCGGCAATGCCGGAGGAAGCGTTGAAAATCTCATTGCATCAAAACTTTACAGAAGCGAAAGCGTGGGGCTTGTAACAAAATCGGGAGGTATGTTAAACGAAATGTTTAACATCATTGCAAGAACAGCAGATGGCATTAATGAAGGCATTGCAATTGGAGGAGATAGATACCCATGTTCTTCTCTCATCGATCATATATTGCGCCACGAAGAGAACGAAGAAATTAAATTTCATGTAATACTCGGGGAAGTGGGAGGAAAAGAAGAATACAAAATTGTTGAAGCTCTAAGAGATGGAAAAATCAAAAAACCACTTATTGCCTGGGTCACGGGAACCTGTGCAAAAATATTTCCAACAGAAGTGCAGTTTGGGCATGCAGGAGCACGTGCAGGTGGAGAGCAAGAAACAGCAGATGCCAAAAATATAGCCCTAAAAGAAGCCGGAGCTATTGTTCCAGATTCTTTTGACGGACTGTTTGACAAAATAAAAGAAATCTACAATAACTTAAAATCTCAGGGTATTACTGGCAAAATTAAAGACCTTACTCCACCTAACATACCCATTGATTACAAAGAAGCAATAAAAGAAGGTATTGTAAGACATCACAAAGAATTTATCACAACAATTTCAGACGACAGAGGGGAAGAAGTAAAATATGCTGGCATCCCTTTATCACAAATTATAGAAGAAGAAAAAAGTATAGGAGACATTATAGGTTTGCTCTGGCTTAAGAAAAAACTCCCAGAATATGCTACAAAATTCATTGAGCTTGTCATTGAAATTGTAGCGGACCACGGACCTTGTGTTTCTGGTGCACACAATGCTATAGTAGCAGCACGGGCAGGAAAAGACCTTGTTTCTGCATTAGCCTCAGGTATGCTCACTATTGGACCACGCTTTGGAGGGGCAATAGATGGAGCGGGACATTACTTTAAATGGGCAAAAGACAACGAGCTCACACCCAAAAAATTTGTTGATGAAATGAAGAAAAAAAGCACCCCTATACCAGGGATAGGGCATAGGATAAAAAGCATAAGAAATCCAGACAAAAGAGTAGAGTTACTTAAAAAGTATGCAAAAACATACTTCCCTAAAACAGAATATCTTGATTATGCACTCGAGGTAGAAAAAATTACAACGACAAAAAAAGAAAATCTTATCTTAAATGTCGATGGTTGTACAGGCGTTTTACTTGTAGATCTAATGAAATCTATTGGCTTTACAAACGAAGAAATAGAGAAAAGAATTAATGCAGGTGTTCTAAATGCATTCTTTGTGTTAGGAAGAAGCATCGGTATAATTGGACATATAATTGATCAGAAACTCCTTAAAACAAAACTTTACAGAACTCCATATGAAGACGTTCTTTACACATTGCCCAAGGAAAAAGAATTATAAATAGCCTTTGTTGCTAGTCATCCACCTTCCTTCTCTGATTAATGGGAAGGAGGGTTGTGTTTTTATCCATTCCAAAATAAGCAAATGTATAGTATAATATGCTATGCCAATATTTTATTGTCATATTAAAAAGAACGCACAAGAAATAGTAACTGAAGAAAAAACTCTTACTCACCACCTTAGAGACGTAATGAGAATTGGCAAAAATGAGACCATAAGATTCTTCGACAATAATTATATATATACTACAAAAGCAAAAGAAGTTACAAAAACAAAAATTGTTTGCCACATTGAAAAGAAAACAAGAGCCAAGCAATTCTTGCCAGAAATTTCAATAGTACAATCTATTATTAAACCCCGACTATTAGAAGAAATAATAAAACTCTGCGTTCCTGTGGGAGTGCAAACATTCTTCTTCACAAAAACGAATAAAAGCCAAAAATATAACATCGAAAAGAAAATCCAACGATTCAATGCAATTGCACTATCTGTAGCAGAACAATCAGAAGTTGCGTTTGTCCCAAAAGTAGCCATGTTAAATAGAGTAGAAGATTTTTTCAAACTAAAAGATGGGAGCTTTTCTATTGTACTGGAACCATCTGCACAACAAAACATTATATCTCTCTTAAAAAATGCAATGCCCAAAAAACTATCAATTATGATAGGGCCTGAAGGAGGCTTTAGCAAAAAAGAAATAAAAATGTTTAACGTTTATAATATACCTTTTGTTTTCTTAAATACAGGGATATTCCGCTCAGCACTTGCAGGGTTTGCAAGTGCACTCATAGCAAGAGAACTTATGTCGAATCGCTAACAATTAGCAAATCCCGAACTTATTTAAGTAATTCCTTTGAAATTTTATTGTGCTTATCGATAAATTTTTTCTCGTCTAATTTTGTAAAATGCCCATCCTCTATTACAACTTCGCCATTAATCATTGAAAAATCTACAGATTTTGCATCACAAAGCACAAGGGACGCAATAGGATCAGTAAGTCCTCCTGCAAATTCAAGC carries:
- a CDS encoding citrate/2-methylcitrate synthase; its protein translation is MKQLFSKETQSIIYGKQLKAVQRMLDFDYISQRKIPSIACIIDPNGSGIETAFFGNEEIIIPIYNTISDAAKHHPGATVMINFASYRSAFETTVQALDISTIKLIAVIAEGIPERKERIMGALAKEKGKIIIGPATVGGIAAGKFRIGNAGGSVENLIASKLYRSESVGLVTKSGGMLNEMFNIIARTADGINEGIAIGGDRYPCSSLIDHILRHEENEEIKFHVILGEVGGKEEYKIVEALRDGKIKKPLIAWVTGTCAKIFPTEVQFGHAGARAGGEQETADAKNIALKEAGAIVPDSFDGLFDKIKEIYNNLKSQGITGKIKDLTPPNIPIDYKEAIKEGIVRHHKEFITTISDDRGEEVKYAGIPLSQIIEEEKSIGDIIGLLWLKKKLPEYATKFIELVIEIVADHGPCVSGAHNAIVAARAGKDLVSALASGMLTIGPRFGGAIDGAGHYFKWAKDNELTPKKFVDEMKKKSTPIPGIGHRIKSIRNPDKRVELLKKYAKTYFPKTEYLDYALEVEKITTTKKENLILNVDGCTGVLLVDLMKSIGFTNEEIEKRINAGVLNAFFVLGRSIGIIGHIIDQKLLKTKLYRTPYEDVLYTLPKEKEL
- a CDS encoding FAD-binding oxidoreductase, whose protein sequence is SKQIISILPFLSSVNIMKQWAGYYIVTPDRHPILGSTEISGFILGCGYSGHGFMLGPVVGKILASLIVHKNMYIREANNLTLERFKTGKLIQERAVIG
- a CDS encoding ATP citrate lyase citrate-binding domain-containing protein, whose protein sequence is MAQRGIREYAAKKLLSKYVNEYSSGKFQYKGEVGLATPANSIEAIAEKNNWIKEKRLVVKPDQLFGKRGKHGLILLNATYDEAKQWIKERTGKIVEIGKTKGPLTHFLIEPFVPHSKEYYIAIKTEQGGDRIYFSETGGVEIEENWEKVKEYFVPILKTIDIVNFSTVDETIKESIKALYKLFVELDFTYLEINPFTITNNEVIPLDLVARLDDTALFWNKDKWKDIEFPTPFGRTYTKKEQFIRDLDENTGASLKLTLLNPKGRIWQMVAGGGASVVYADTVVDLGYGKELANYGEYSGNPSEEETYLYAKTILDLMTREKNPQGKILIIGGGIANFTDVAKTFKGIIRAIREYKEKIKENNVKIYVRRGGPNYKQGLTLMKNLGEEVDIPIEIYGPELHMTRIVGIALKGERDEAAI
- a CDS encoding flavodoxin family protein, producing the protein MKTLIVYVSMHHGNTKKITKAMAEVLNADITKLSEAKANILKHYDLIGFSSGIYYGKYSEELLNFIDRLDNQKGKMAFIFSTSGIGIIPIINDFNKLLKKRLLKKGFKIIGEFNCRGWGWDTYPLIVKPFGGISKGRPNKKDIENAKGFAMHLKTLLFFNNKI
- a CDS encoding aconitate hydratase — its product is MGKSIIEKIIESHMVDGIPKKGEEIGIHVDQTLTQDATGTATYLEFEAMGFREVKTEAVSYIDHNTVQVGFENADDHRYLQSVAKKYGIILSRPGNGICHQVQLEQFAKPGNILIGSDSHTPTAGGIGEMAIGVGGLDVAVAMGGGPFYLTYPKIIKIEFTGKLQHWVSAKDVILKILSILTTKGNVGYAIEYSGDGVKTLTVPERATITNMGAETGVTTSIFPSDEQTRDFMKKQGREKDWIPLEADSDAYYDKIIKINLSEIEPMVACPDSPGNVKTVKEIAGLKVDQIAIGSCTNSSYKDLMTVAHILKGRTTNENLEFGVAPGSRQVIEMIEKEKGLASIIKAGARIFESACGFCIGNSFAPGTNTVSVRTNNRNFKGRCGTKSAKVYLVSPETAAATAIAGKITDPRDLEKMGIKYEEIKMPETFEIDKSMFIFPLPEEEREKIEIFKGPNIKPIPKNEPPQETIKGTVIIKVGDKTTTDHIMPAGPYLKYRSNVPEYATHVFEPIDPHFSERALENKEHDIANIIVGGKSYGQGSSREHAALCPMYLGVKAVIAKTIERIHQANLVNFGIVPLLFDNPSDYNEIEQGDSIEIANIKKAIENGEKDIKAKNTTKNKEITLKLYLSDRQQKNILAGGLLPFTAQGDVK
- a CDS encoding RsmE family RNA methyltransferase; this translates as MPIFYCHIKKNAQEIVTEEKTLTHHLRDVMRIGKNETIRFFDNNYIYTTKAKEVTKTKIVCHIEKKTRAKQFLPEISIVQSIIKPRLLEEIIKLCVPVGVQTFFFTKTNKSQKYNIEKKIQRFNAIALSVAEQSEVAFVPKVAMLNRVEDFFKLKDGSFSIVLEPSAQQNIISLLKNAMPKKLSIMIGPEGGFSKKEIKMFNVYNIPFVFLNTGIFRSALAGFASALIARELMSNR
- the icd gene encoding isocitrate dehydrogenase (NADP(+)), whose translation is MKITVENNKMHVPDNPTIPYIIGDGIGRDITPVALKVFDAAVEKAYNGQRRVEWLKIIAGEEALEKKGEPLPKETIETIKEYVVAIKGPLTTPVGGGYRSLNVTMRQTLDLFVCFRPVRYFNGVPSPMKHPELLDVIIFRENTEDVYAGIEWPYDSKESIEIKNFLKDKLNVNIKENSGIGIKPISVSGSKRIGKAAIDYALKYGRKSVTIMHKGNIMKYTEGLFKNAIYQLAEEKYKDTIITEKESIEKYNGKIPDGKIVLKDRIADAMFQQLLLRPSEYDIIVAPNLNGDYVSDACAAQVGGLGMAPGGNINFNTHIALFEATHGSAPKHAGKNEINPGSIILSGTEMFEYMGWNKVKKVIIAAIEKTIQEKYVTYDLARQIDGATKVSTSDFGDRIIKNMEDI
- a CDS encoding PAS domain-containing protein; this translates as MPSKEDEAIIKALKPVTKGITALLGKDCEVVLHSFMGSQHSIIAIENGEITNRKIGSSLTNSGLEILNKAIQNNKEIVGPYKGISPAGIPLRSVTIPIRNRKGKLIASLCLNMNLTAVISLDEFLKPLTQFTENKTLSKDISKNTSHSTIGLMKKIFDEVAYDTSIKNNLPTSQKNKLIVKKLCKRQFFQIKNSVEFIANKLNVSQFTIYNYIREIKKSEGKGGNNGKKHH